The Drosophila subobscura isolate 14011-0131.10 chromosome A, UCBerk_Dsub_1.0, whole genome shotgun sequence genome includes the window agtaggcttgtgtccgacctctcgctgtcgctggcaatcttgcgaacgaggtcactgggaggatcgctttcctcatgagccatgtaggacgacaccaggttcaggcgtgtcccttgtagctctaggctagccgccgtgttgtcgccgttgctaaaGTTCTGGAGcaaaaagatatttaagtgctttcttgctaatatgcaggttctgattttaccttccgtttgggccACAATTATCTTGTAGTCCtttgtcgctaatccacagaccctgcctcctaccacccagggctcttggattaggactatgtctcctccgctcgcgactaagcggaGTATAAGAGCAGCCTTCATggctgctttacagtggtggaggtttatctgcagaagcctcagagacttcattagagtcattctccaccactgttatatcggcgtccgagtcgtcgaggatgtcgtcccgacacatcgcctcaaaatcgagcagcagctccgtctccgaggagtagctctctAGGGCCGGGCGTCTCTTGATCGTTGCCTCTTCggttgtgcggccaccttctgtggctccacactgaagttgggcaacaccgccgaggcccattctacttttttcAGCCAGTCTACTGTTGGACTGACTTCCTGGTtggcgttctgccgacggagtatgtgcccagcactcCTATTTTCGGCATAACTGTACTTCTTGGCTTGGACGCTGGTTGATGGTAAGTCatcacccgccgcttcaccggaaggttgagcagccgcaatattgcttagctgccctaccatggtatcagttttgggtgttggctttccacccatcccaggtttgggatgggatccacCCGGATTCATACCCGCGTCCTTCACCGTGCAGGTCTTTCCTGCgtctgagcggatcgggccaggcctttgggccgctgccttctcccgcttgggatttctccctgcaggcatttggggagtgcctctctcgtttttatttttgttttcaatattttgtgatttatcCATATAgttcccacgagctgcagagaaggggaacggtccaccccggcagagctctgcgttacccgggtaaggcataattagaacagggggctgccaGGTCCCTGAGCTTtccgttcacgactgggctagtgtttataccgggcccccagccaggctgactcttggcacgggtcgagtgacaccttagtccggcccggtgtgaggtgagtgttggggctaggatgtgggtaggtgttgtgtagggatgggattgtgtgagctacttaatgagaggcggcaccacaagcgcatcgtcagtgttgctgcgtcgcgaacacccgctggctgtccgggactgCTTATTTTCGGTACTCTCCCTCAGAGCCAACTTAGTTTATGCTCTTTGGGATGCCCGCCTATTCGCAGCTGACCTACCCACTGGggtaggccgttcgctatccgcaacctgcgacccgtccggtggcctcagctaggccccctCTGAGCCACCTCAAAGCCCAATAGGATCATCGGAGGCGGTGTAGGTAAGGATACAAACAAGCTAATATTGCAAAATGAGCTAGGATCGAGCTATCTTTTCTACAAAACTTGGCAGGAAGGCTGTAGAAGCTTCATAAACATATCTGAGGCAAAGCTGTTGCCTTATATTTAAAGCATTAATTTTAGATAGTTCGGTCACTGTTAACAAGCGCAGCTTATGCGAGCAGTTATGTAAGAAGTCAATGCATTTTAAAACGGAAAGCAATGTGAGATTTAGCGATTGGTTTTCGAAAACACACGTCTGCAGTGCACATAGAAAATGTATTCTAAGCTATTTTTTGCTCGTTCTGCTTCGAAAGAACAGCATATGGCTTTCGGAAAAATTATTAGGTACTTCGGCAAATAGGAGctcatataaaataaaaatgttaaagtcttaaaatcacaaaaattaatCTACTTCTagaattttgttgcattttttgtttttaaattggGCACCGCAAAATTACGTTAAAATCTTTACCTAATCGAAACCAATAAACAtagagttataagtggagacatggcagctgtgccaaaaagaatttatttgtttttctttttcaagtcgctttcgcagtctcgtgtgtgtctctctatgtttattcacacagtctacgctgaatactctaatggaaaatatttgcaacgccaagtcaattgttgttatatgtatacatatttagatgtttataaccgtttatccctttcgtcctaaatgtatttaagaaatatatgagcatagagaggatacacaaaatcaatttattttttatttggctcaagctgcttcataaagtcgcaagtttgaaggaagggtatgtgatctcagaagcaagataaaaatgccaaaaacgtctcaagcgctaaaaatgaaaaagcatatgaagtcgagaatggttacacgcattgccatcatgtatgtacatatgtacatatgtgtcaccgcacacatgaaattgcgaagcagacttgaagaggaaacacAACTTtgttttgcgagagtcgctttgcgttcaatgctcaagagagccaacgccaagctctctctctctgggagccAATCCACTAAACTGATTAGGCAGCAGGTTTTTCTGTGCTCTGACCACTCTATATGTTTTTTACTCtaggtaaaaatcttctaaaaccagttttgttctatctgggtatttaggaatcagaaaagttaagtcgcattcaaatattttacccaaaaaaaaattacataaatgccaaaaattcaggctttttacccatagtgcactgccaataaatttctttattctggctataataatgatcctctccgatcccaattcggtgatagatatggtcattcctacggaatggcattttttagttttcttttatcttcaaatttgtagctttgggaggttttcgtcgttttgcgggggcggaagggggcggggcttattttttaaatacccttgtaacagtgtgagcatacagaagtctggatgcaaaatttggtggctctagcttttatgatctctgagtactaggcgctcatcaggacagactgacggacggacggacagacagacatggctatatcgattgctctattgatgctgaatagaatatatatactttgtggggtcggaaacgtttccttctctgcggtACATACATCAGTTatttcgcacaaatacaatataccctatttactcttcgagtaccgttTGTAAAAAGGACTCATTCCCGCGTGTTTCACCCCCTgtaaatttgaattgaaaaccTCACGCATAGTGTACTCATGCTTAGGGGAAAAGGGAGCGATACCGAAGTACTGTTTGGAAGCAACTAAGTCCGACTGGGCGGCACTGGTTTTAATAGATTTATCCATTCActtttccgtgtgtgtgtttattcgcttttttgcggttacatttatttctcttCGACGCATTtacaatgcaacaacagccaaaaagcGAGAAGCGGCAAGGGAAATAGCCATTAAAAACAGTTTGTTTCAAAACTgctggcacagcagcaacaacagcagccaaagccgCCGCtcgcaaattgtttgcttcaGCAGCGATTGGCGTGACACTTTTTACTGTGTCCCTGATGGCATGGTCACGGACCCAACGCACAGCATTAGCAATTATATAAAGAGGTGCCGTCGGGCCCGTTTGTCACGTATGGATGCTGCTtgtgagtgcgagtgaaagggttcTGCgcagtaagtgtgagtgaaacgacaatggagtgtgcgcCTGAAGCACTGAACTCAAAGGGAAATGACACGAGGAACGCTGCCgacgacgagacctccttgtATAGTTGCTTGATGCTTATATAATTACTTCATGGCTCTGCCGCGGagctgccgctcacgtacacgtGTATTACAGTGATTGGTACCAAAACCAATTTCTTTCGGAGTACCGTTTTGCGTGCTGTCTTCGCACACGAGCGCCAAAACGAAGCGCGaggtatgggtgccgagccctgttctaaatacatatttctAAAGACCTTTTTTTAAATCAACATCCCATTACATCCCCATTAGCTGCAACGACtagatttattttgtaaatgaTTGCCAAAATAGTCTGTCGTTGTTTTAATATCTTTCAATGTCCTGTTCCACGACTCAAGCGGatgtttgtgtggcagcttAAATACTGAATGAGCTGTTCTGGCTCCATCTAATAAAGTGGCTGCAATGCCCGATGATGCAACGGCCAATGCGATGCCATTATCTGATCGTATTTCAGCAAGAATTAGCGAAATAACGAATGTTTTGCCAGTTCCACCCGGTGCATCAAAGAAGAACCCACCTTGTCCAGCTGAAACTGCGAGCATAATGCGATCATAAATGGTTCTTTGTTCCTCATTCATTAGTGGGACATCGCGTGCAACAATCGCTGCCATTTCTACAGTGCTGTACTGCAGTTCACGATTCATTTCAGTATTCAATAATAAGATGCAGTTCGATTTGGCGAATTTATACCGAAATGACTGAGTGGTAAGTTGGCAATGACAATGCAAAGATCCTCAATAGCAATTAATGCTTCATTGTACATTGCATCGCTGAATGTTATGGTTAGATCGTTGATCAGTTGTCGACCGGTgatgaaaaattattaaattactTTGGGGTTGGCGATAAAAGGGTCAAAATTTAgtgttgtatgtattttttaatgcgACATAatagaaacgagaagggacgtgtgagacgcttcttacgcgtcacaatttttatacccggcactcagtactacatctgcactttagcggttatttgttaaattttttcttcatctgtcatctacaccaacaacactgctcacgccaacacgctcctttagctcgccaccctcccctatagacacacactgcagagtcgcggcagaggcagaggcagagacgtgtcaggggcagaggccataaacagcgcgaatcAGAGTGTGCTGCAATAAGCTGCGGGACtaggtgggtttggccactgcaaagtaatttcttcattgtgtagatttgggagtttttcgcccttttgcggaggcggaagggggcgtggctcattttttgaaatacacttgtaacagtgtgagcatacagaagtctggatgcaaaatttggtggctctagctcttatagtctctgagtactaggcgctcatcaggacggacagacggacagacagacagacagacatagactcggctattgatactgatcaagaaatatatattctttatggggtcggaaacgttgccttctgtgcgttacatacaaccgttattcgcacaaatacaatataccctatttactcttcgagtaccgggtataatacaaataaagaaattaaaaaaatgtctaaaaattcaaaattaaagaaaaaggTTAAGGGTGGACAACCCTTATCACTAAGGGGTATGAAAAATAGATGTTGCCCGATTCTCAGACCTACTCAATATGCTCACAGAATTTCATGAGAATCGGTCAAGCCATTTCGGAGGAGTACGGCAACGAACATTGTGACACGAGAACTTTATATATAAGATACATTtgattatttgattatttttgatcaaattattttattagaTTATGTTAATCCTAAGAACTTTGCGCTCGCTTTTTCTGGAGTGCGATTGCCTTCCGAGTTCATAAGCTTCAGCTGATGGAAAAGTAAAAAGATTAATtgaatgtacatttaaataaCTGAATGAGGGATATTTACATAGCACTACTCggcaaaatcgaactttttttttttctcaaggaaccaaagCGACCTTTTCACATAGATTTCGGGCATTACACTTATTTAATGAGTCATGGTATTCTTTCTATGCCAGAACTCTTATTTAAAGAATGGGTTTTCagaggttttgttttttaagtaTCTTAGATCGGGTTTTAAATAACTTTCTTTGTCTGAAAAGTTAAAAATACCGcgcaaaaataacaatatttgcatttcaaaggaAAAATtgtgtcgggtagtgtaatAGCTCATAATTTTACTTCATTAAGAGACTTAGAGAAGAATAATAACACTAATTGACACCATTTTCCCCTCAAGAAACCAAATCAACTTTTtttgaaagatatggggcttagaaatggagtgatgtttttttttcattgtaATGAAATTTGTCATTCTAAGAAGCTGCTAAGTGCATCTATAAACTGTACCCAAAACTGTATGGCtttagcttaccgtctgggaaatattaggctttgtaaaccaaaaatgattatttttgtgcggtatttattacaaacatttttttcctCAAGAAACCGAACCAACTctttctgatagatttgggGCATTCCATTTTTTTAATCTGGCTATAATAGTGATCCAGTCGAGTTttaattcggtgatctgatagatatggtcattccctacggattTGTGTTGgatttctcttatcttcaaaatgtGGATGCAGCATATTTAtgccctttgtgggggcggggctcatttttaaaatatacttgTATGAGTGTGATATTACAGCAGTCTATAGGCAAAATTCGTTGAGAGCTAGCCGACAAACTAGACGGACGGACAATTGGACAGAAAGACGgatatagactcggcttttgatgaTGGTTAAGattatatatactttatggggtcggaaacgtttccttctgtacgttacatacatcaccttttgtgcaaaaatacaacataccccatttactcttcttCGAATACAGGGTATAATTATGTAAATCCACGTATCACGTATCTAAATACCCGTATATAGatacttatacatacatacgtgtgcATTATTTGAATCTCAGCAGAGAAATGTTTCCACTTGGAATAATTCAAATCGTCTGTACCCATTGAAGTCTGACGCTGAGCTTTGAGCTTTATCATAGCTGTATAATCGGATGATCTTCTTGGTCTCCCGCATTTCACTAATTTCATTGAGATATGCTTGTGAGGGCAGTATAAGTATTTCCCTACCAAATTTACCTAAACAGAACTGGCACATTGCTACAGTACAGCTTATGACTGTTTTCCAAGTAAAACGGGGGATCCCATGACAAgtgaaatcaaaatttataGAGGTGCGCTGTCTGCTTTATTCATGCAGCACTTGTGCTGCCATTCAGTATTTAGCAGCCGACTCGTTGTTATTAAAGGCACATTAAATGGCACAAAATTAATCGTTGAGCAACTACTTAGTTTGGTGGGGAGATGGCAATAAGTGGTGTGTTATAACTCACCAACCAACTTCTGGGGCAATCGATACAGCTAGCGCTTTGCCTACTATATGGCTTCCTTTGTTGATGTTCCGCAGCAGAAAAGCTGTGGGCGAGACTTAAAACCAGCTCCTCACTAAAGCTCAGTCGTTGGGCAGCATGGAACGTTGGCGCAACAAAGTGGCGGTAGTGACTGGCGCCAGTGCTGGCATTGGTGCGGCCTGTGTACGCGCTTTGGTCGGTGCCGGTCTGGTAGTTATCGGCCTGGCGCGTCGCCAGGAGCGCGTTACGCAGCTGCGGGCAGGATTaccagaggaggagcaggggcGTCTGCACGGAATGAGGTGCGACGTTACGCACGAGGAGGACGTACTGGCAGCATTCGACTGGGCACATCGCCAGTTAGGTGGCGTAGACGTGCTGGTCAGCAATGCAGGGATTATTGCCAGCGGAGAGCTAAGCGGTCAGTCCAACACTGCGGCCATGCGCGACACCGTAGAAACGAACGTCATGGGCAGTGTTtactgcatccgcgaggcttTCCAATCGATGAGACAGCGAGGGGCCGAGGGTCACGTGGTCATCGTGAACAGCGTGGCCGGACAACATGTGCCAAACCTAGGTCCCCAGCTCCCCTCACTGAATATATATCCGGCCAGCAAGTTTGCGCTCCGCGCCATGAACGAAATATATCGTCAGGAGTTTCTACGCAACAAGACCCGAGTCAGGGTCTCGGTAAGAGGGGACTCCCTTTACCACCACTCTAGCAATCACGTCATTGGAAATACCTTGCAGACCATCAGTCCTGGCATTGTCGACACGGACATTTTGCCGCAGCAGATCCAGGCGTTCATTAGGCAATACATGCCAATGCTACAATCAGATGATGTTGCTGATGCGGTGCTCTGGACTATCGGTACTCCACCCAACGTACAGGTACGCTCTCCTACCCCCTGTCTACATATTGTACTTTCTGAGGTCCTTATTATTTGCAGGTGCACAACATCACCATCAAGGCGCAAGGTGAAAAGTTCTAGGCTAAGCAACGAGGTTACACTCCAAAAATGTACAGCTCGAGAGTCATATTTGTatgcttaaataaatattaaataactCAGCTGGCTCCTGCGTTTGGTCTCTTTAgtacaaaaacgagaagggacgtgtgagacgcttcttacgcgtcacaacttttatacccggcactcagtactacaaatgcaccttagcggttatttgtcgaattttaaattttttccttatctgtcatctacatcaacaacactactcacgccaacacgctcctttagctcgccaccctcccctagagcaacacactgcagagtctgggcagagacgcggcagaggctgggacgtgtcaggggcagaggcctctgccactgcgcgaagcagagtgtgaatgagagaatgtgcaaaaaacaaatataaggggtttagccactgcaaattaatttcttcattgtggctataataataataatgatccaaccgtatcccaatttggtgatctgatagatatggtcattccctacggaatggcggggcggggcggggctcatttttgaaatacactcgtaacagtgtgagcatacagaagtctggatgcaaaatttggtggctctagcttttatagtctctgagatccaggcgctcaacaagacggagggacagacgggcggacggacagacagacattgctcaatcgactcggctattgatgctgatcaagaatatatatactttatggggtcggaaacgtttccttctgtgcgttacatacaaccgttattcgcacaaatacaatataccctatttactcttcgagtaccgggtataattgtCAGGATACCCTCGATTCCGTGCAAAAACAATTCCTCATCTTTGTCCTGCGTGGACTTTAGAACCTTAAtcttctccttcttccttCTAACGAGAGCAGGCGGCGCCTCATTAACATCCACCACCATCCACTTCCTACATGTAATTCTCTTTCTCCACAAACTTCACTCTGGTGTGGTCGACACTTGTTCTTTTAAAGCCAaatcaatattaattaataatttaagtTAGCTCAGGAAACTTAGGCTATTTTCTAACCACAACTTGGCATTGATATTGACCATAGTGGCTACTTGAGCCAATAGATCATTACCATTAGGTTACTCTTATCAAAGTTTAACTACACATATTTAAAGATTTAGCCACAAACAATAGcaatgcattttaaaatgcTGGACTTTGTCACGCCAATGTCAAACGGTTCGATCAAGAACCTCAACCCAAACAATATGATTACATTTTTGTACCACTTTGAGAAATATTTTAGAAACATTACACGTGGGGAGTCTCAATGAATGGTCATTTCAACGCAATTTCTTCAACCTGGCGGTGAAGGTAAGGATACAAACAAGCTAATATTGCAAAATGAGCTAGGATCGAGCTATCTTTTCTACAAAACTTGGCAGGAAGGCTGTAGAAGCTTCATAAACATATCTGAGGCAAAGTTGTTGCCTTATATTTAAAGCATTAATTTTAGATAACTAATTAGATAGATTGTTACAGTTTGGAATTAAAAGTTCGGTCACTGTTAACAAGCGCAGCTTATGCGAGCAGTTATGTAAGAAGTCGACTAATGATTGGGCGAATGATTGCAAATGTAGGTTCTTGTAGGTGGAGGGCCAGACGAAGGAAATGCGTAGGATCGATTCTGACGATAATGACTGACGATCAATAAAACACTAAGGCCATGCTCAAACTGTAGCTGAAAACGAACCTGAAAGCTATCAGTTTTTATGAGAAAGAGTCAGCCGGCAGGATCTCAcattgcttgctgcttgctgtccGATGAGTCCAACGAGCGTGAGGTGGCTCAagggggcctagctgaggccaccggacgggCCGCAGGTTGCGGATATCGAACGGCCTACCTAGTTTAGGTAGGTCAGCTGTGAATAAGCGGAAATAAACAGccccggacagccagcgggtgttcgcgaAGAAGCAACACTGACGAAGtgcttgtggtgccgcctcgTATAAATAGCTCACACACTTCTCCTCCCCACACAACACCTATCCTCATCCTCACCCACCCACCTCAAACCGGGCTGGACTAAGGTTTCATTCGACCCGTGCCGAGAGTCAGTCTGGCTGGAGGCCCGGTATAAAAACTTgcccagtcgtgaacggagagctcagggaaatggcagccccctgttctAATGATGCCTTACCTGGGCAACGTGGATCTCTGCCCGGGCtgaccgttccccttctctgcatcTCGTGGGATCAGaatgcataaaaaaataataataaaaaaaaaaaaaaaacatatgaGAATAACCCTCCCCAAAAGTCTGAAGGGAACAATCCCAAGCAGGaaaaggcagcggcccaaaggccaGGCCTAACCCGCTCATTAGCAGGAAAGACCTGCCCGGTGGACAGCGAGGGTGCGAGCCCGTTGGGGCCCCACTCCAATCCAGCACAGCACCCCCCAATACTGACGCCATGGAGAGGCAGCTAAGCCACACTGCGGCTGCCCGACCTTCTGGCAAAGTAGAGTGGGAGGTTGGGCCATCGACCAGCGCCGAAGCAAAACGGTTCACATACGCCGAAAAGAGGAGTGCagggcacatactccgtcggcagtACGCGAGCACAGAAGCAAGCTGCTCAGAGGACTGGCTGAAGAAAGTAAAGTGGGCCTCGGAAGTGTTTCCGAACTTTACTCTGGAACCGCATAAACCGCCCCAGCAACCAAAAAGGCAGCGCTCTCAGGAGACGCCTGGACCAGCTGCAAAGCGATCCAGGATTGCCTTtgcgcagattgccaaggagaggacgctgTTAGGCGTCGTCGACAGATGCAGCGCGGACGGAAGAATCCCAAGGAGCcagtggaagtgggtggaagcggcattggccgaccgctgcttcgagctcCTGGACAAGGACCCCGGCCCATCTCCATTCTGCAaagacatgggatggttccaggaCACAAAAATCATAGCCTGCGAAAAAGAGCGCTCCATGCAGCTATATAAAGCAGCGGTAGAGCAAGTTGGTGAAGTTTACCCAGGCGCTAAACTAGCAGCAGTCGACTGGAGCGAAGTGCCCAGCAGGCCGAGGGCGAGAATTTGGGTGCCGGCCTCCATCAAGGAGCCAGAACGCATCCTGCTAATGTTGCAGCGATGCAACCCAAGCCTTCCAACAGCGGACTGGAAGGTTGTTAAAGTTGAAGCGACGCAAGGCCCCACAAACCAAGCCGTGGTCGTGCTTAACAAGGAGTCGCTGGCCCCGATAGAGGCAGCCAAAAATGAGCTCAACTTTGGGTTCAGCTCTGTCACCGTAAAGGTGTACTAatcggatgcagcggccggGGCGCGTCCTGTCGACAACCCAGTCGAGCAGGATgttgcctcggagatcgaggcacccGACAACGAGCTGGAGTTGGCCCACGAAGGTGACTCCCTAGAGTCGGAGCTGATGCTGGAGTTCGAGGCAATGTGCCGGAACGAAAGCTCAGGCGAGTCGGACGCCGACaatacagtggtggagataaAAAAGGATCCCTCTGAGGCTCcttcagataaatctccaccactgtaaagcagcaactgctgcccTCCTACTCCGCTTGGAATCGAGCGGACGCGATGTAGTCCTAATCCAGGAGCCTTGGGTGGTTGGAGACAaggtctgtggattagcgacgaaGGACTACAAGCTGATTGTAGCACCA containing:
- the LOC117893770 gene encoding farnesol dehydrogenase-like; this encodes MERWRNKVAVVTGASAGIGAACVRALVGAGLVVIGLARRQERVTQLRAGLPEEEQGRLHGMRCDVTHEEDVLAAFDWAHRQLGGVDVLVSNAGIIASGELSGQSNTAAMRDTVETNVMGSVYCIREAFQSMRQRGAEGHVVIVNSVAGQHVPNLGPQLPSLNIYPASKFALRAMNEIYRQEFLRNKTRVRVSTISPGIVDTDILPQQIQAFIRQYMPMLQSDDVADAVLWTIGTPPNVQVHNITIKAQGEKF